The DNA sequence GAAAGGGCCTTTGCAGGGTCTTTCCCGATGTAACTTTCAAGGAGGCTGTATTTCTCCTTCACAAAGTTGGCGTTGTCCCTGATTTCTGGTAGATCTGTCTTAAGTGAGGACCACAGATTCTGTCCCTTTTCCAGGTCTGAGTTGGCGGTGCTGAGTGTTTCATCGATTTTACCGAGATTTCCATTAAGCTCATTGACGAATCTCTTTGTCCTCAGTATATCGTCCCTGTTTGCCCTTGCAAGTTCACCCGCTTCGCTTATCTTACCGAATACTATTCCATCAATTGTTTTAACGACTTCACTGTTTATCTTTGCCTGGAGGGCATCTGCCCCAGCGTTTGTTATCCTTGGCGCAACAGGGTTTAACTTGTCATTCACCATGTACTTTATACTTGCCTGTCTGGGGGTCCCGTTCTTTATTGAGAGGAGGTCGGAGCTGAAGTTTCCAGGTATTATGAGAACGGCGTAGTATTTTCCCTTCCTCAGGCCGTCCATTGCATCGGATCGGTCAACGAACTGCCAGTCGAAGTTCCTGTTCTTCCTGAGTTCACTGACAAATTCTGCACCCACGTTCAGGTGTGTGCCATTGAAATCCGCTCCCATGTCCTCATTGACAACAGCAACCTCTATACTGGAGGTCCTTGAGTATGGATCAAGGGTCGCCTGGATGTTGAATACGGCGTAGAGCGCCGGGATGCAGATTATAACTGCGATGACGAAGAGTACAACTGGACTGTTTTTAACGGTCTTCATATCCTTCCAGAATATTTCCAGGGCCTTTCTCATGGGTTTTATGCCTCCAAAAATAAAATATATTTTTGTAAGAAAAACAACTTAATGGATATCATAATATAAAAGTCTTTCGGTGAACTGCATTTAAAATTATAAATACCAATAGGACCAATAATAAATACAGTGATTAAATGGTGGTATTATGAGAATAGTTGAGGAAATGGTTGGCAAAGAGGTTCTTGACAGCTCTGCAAAGGTCATAGGGAAGGTAAAGGACGTGGAAGTCGACATAGAATCCCAGGCAATAGAATCACTTGTTCTTGGGAAGGGCGGAATATCAGAGGGCCTTGGCCTATCAAAGGGTGAAACAATAGTCCCCTATGAAATGGTCAAGAAGATAGGTGACAAGATACTCCTCAAAGGCCCTGAAGAATAGACCCCAGGGGCCGGTGAAGAGATTGGAGCTCAGGGGAATCTGCAGCATCTGCGGGCGTGCAGGTTTTCTTCACACGTGTAGACTTTGCGGGGCACAGGTATGTTCAGATTGCTACGTTCCAGAGCTGGGAGTCTGTAAGATATGCAGGTCAAAAATACAGAGGAACTCAGAAGGGAGCTTATAGAACTTCTGTCTGAAATGGATGTCGTTCAGAGGGGTAAATTCATCCTCTCATCAGGCAGGGAAAGCGATTACTACGTTGATATAAAGAGGGCGGTAACGGAGCCGGCTGTCCTTGACGTTATAGCGAGGTTAATAGCCGATGCGGCCGGTGAAGTGGACAGGATAGCAGGTCCTGCCCTTGGAGCGGTCCCAATAGCCACTGCGGTGTCACTCTACTCCAGAAAACCGCTCCTGATGATAAGAAAGGAGAAAAAGGGATACGGAACATCAAAACTCATTGAGGGGGATCTGCAGAAAGGTGACAGGGTTGCCGTGGTTGAGGACGTTACAACGACTGGCGGGTCTCTTCTTAAGGCTGTTAGGGCAATTCAGGAGAACGGTGGGATCGTTGAGAAGGCATTTGTTATTGTTGACCGTGAGGAAGGGGCTGTAGACGAATTTAAAAGGGAGGGCATAACCCTCATACCCCTCCTTTCGGTATCTGACTTCAACCATTCCTGAACATTCTCTTATTATTTTTTTCACTATTCCCGCAGGTGCTTCACAAGGTGACCGATCTCCGGGACCACAATTTCGATTCCAAGCTTAACCGCGTTGGGCGATCCCGGCAGTGCAAATATGAGGGTCCCCCGGTAAACGCCTGCAGTTGCCCTGCTGAGTATTGCCCCGGCTCCAAGCTCCTTGAATGAGAGATACCTGAATATCTCACCGAAACCATCAAGTTCCTTTTCAAAGATCCCCCTGAGTGTCTCAACGGTTATATCACGGCTCCCGATGCCGGTGCCGCCTGTGGTGAATATGACTGATACCCCTTCATCGATCATGTCATGAATTGTAGAGATGAGCTTCTCACCATCGTCGGGTATCACAGTGTATTCTGAAACACTGTAATCATGGGAGAGTGCATCAACAAGGAGTCTGCCAGATGTGTCACTTTCGGGTATTTCACCGGTCTCCTGGAACTCCCGGTACTTTGAATCACTGAGGGTGATGACACCGCAGCTGATATCCTCTGGAGCTGAGGCCCTGTGCTCCTCCATACTCTGACTTTTCATATTCATCAACCGTCTACTTAATACTGAATTATGGATGTAACAATTTATTTATGTGGGCGTGATTTATAAGTCTTCTGGTTTTTAGCTTACCGAAAATGATTATAATCCCCTTTCTGACAAGGAGAGAAAAGTAATAAAAATTTATGACGATTTGGTCTGGGTAGGGTTTGATATTGGATTGGAGGCGGTTTCAATTCCAATTTAAAAGACCAGAATAAGTTTTAAAAGTCCTGGACCCTACCCGTTTACTATATATTAACAGCACTATTTATAAAGTTTTCGTTAGGTTATTTAAATCAGCATCTGGGAGCCATAATCCAGTTCAAAGGTTTTAAAACCATTTAAATCCAAAAAACATGTTTTTAACACTTTTATTAGATTCTGTGGTAATACTTTTTCATGTCAGCCCGGTTACCATTCAGCAGCTCTGAAGACTTTAAGGATGGAAACAGACATCCACATTTTTGCAGGAATCTTTCCTGGGGCAGTGCAGCTGATTGCATTTTTCCTCTTCATCATCTCAGGGTACATTTATTAGGGTGATCCCTCAAAGCTGAAGACAGAGACCCCCATGCATATTGATAATGTGGTTTTTATGAAGAAGGTTCTTGACGCGTCTGCCTTCATAAATGGATACGTGCCAGAGGGAAGGGAAAATTACACTGTAAGATCGGTCACAGAGGAGATCAGGGATTTCAGGTCAATGATGATACTGGAGGATGCACTGAGGGAAGGTAGACTCAAAATAACCGAACCCGACCCTGAGAGCATGAAGGTGGTGGAGGACGCCATCAGCGAATCAGGAGACATAATGAGACTTTCCCCCACAGACATGGAGGTCATAGGCCTTGCAGTTTCCCTGAGGGGGAAGGATGACGTCACTGTGATAACAGACGACTACACAATACAGAACACACTGAAAATCCTGGGTATAGGGTTCAGGAGTGTTCTAACATCAGGTATAAGGGACACCTACAGCTGGAGACGGGTATGCACCGGGTGCCGGAGGGTGTACCCCCTGGACTATGAATTTGAGGAATGTGAGATATGCGGTTCAAGAATAGTCCGCAAGAGGCACAGAAACTGAAACTTCAGGTGATTTCATGAATATAGGAGTGGTTGTTCACGGACCACACATTGTTGATTCTGGCTACGCAGCACAGCTCATAGAACTCCTTAGAAAATACGGTCATGTGAAGGCAAGACTGGGAGGCACCATGGGAAGAACAGCTGTCTACGACGCCCACCTTGAGGATATCATAGACATCTCAGAGAAGAGACTTCCCAGTGAATCGGTTGACCTCTGTGCAGAGGAGGGCCATGACCTTGTTGTACTCATGAACTATGGAAAATCCCGCATAACCGGCCACGGCTTCGGCTACAAGGTATTCCAGAGGTCGGAGAAGAAACCGCCCATGGTCCAGATAGAAAGACCTGGAGAGCCCGATGGAAGTGTTGTACCCTGGAGGAGGGAGGTACTCCCATTCGCAGAAAAGCTTGCAGATGAACTTGGACTTGAACTGGTGGACCCTGAGGAGATATGCCGTGAAATATTCCATGGAGAGCCATGCAACGAACAGGAACCCGATAGCAGGGAATACCGCAGACTCGTGGGTGTCTCAGAGAACGAGAACATCTTTGTCAACGGTATAGTGGTGGGGACATCAACCTCAGATGACGTCACACTGGTTGCAGAGAACGGCATAATCACAGATATAATCGGGGGCCGCATAAAGAAACACGGCGTCGAAAAGCTTGGAAGGGTTAACCTAAGGGACGCGGTGGTGAAGACAGGACTCCTCAGACGATCCGATGTAAAGCCAAGAAAGGTGAAGCTAAGAGAAAATAATAAGGAGAGATTCAGGGTCTCCTTCCTCAACCACGCAGCAGAGGACATCTACAGCCTTCATGACGCTGACCTGGTTGTCACCGTGGGAGACGACACGACCCTTGTGGCAGCAGACATACTCTACAGGTTTGACGTTCCGATCATTGGCATCACAGATGGAGACATTGACAGGGTTGTCAGGAATGGTTTCAAATGCTCAGGTTCCATCATAATAGAATTTGAGGGAGGATGGGATGATATAGTGGGTGAGAGATCTACAGGAGCTATTCAGGGGCAGTGACACAATTGAAGTGGAGGACTTGGAAACTTTTAAAAAGGATCTGCTACAGATTATAGATAATACAGGTGCAGAATACACTGTGAGATACACCTAAACGATACAAAGAGGTGTGGAATTGGATTTAGATGATATCATCCATTCCCTTAAAAATTTTGAGGGTGTAACAAGAAAAAGACCGATAAAGAATATTGTTTCTATTCTGAATGATGCCTACAATGTTTCAGGAAACACCTACCTCGGCTACGGTGACGACGCATCTGCAATAAGGATCGGGGACGGGAAACTTCTTCTACTGGCCGCAGATGGCATATGGGGCCGCCTGATGGACGCCGACCCCTACTGGGCAGGTTACTGTTCCGTCCTTGTTAACGTTAATGACATCGCGGCCATGGGTGGTAAACCTGTGGGTATGGTCAATGTACTGTCAATAAACTCCAGTGAAACCTGTTACAGTGTCATGGAGGGCATAAGGGATGGTGCAGATAAATTCGGGGTTCCAATGGTGGGGGGTCACGTTCACCCCGACACCCCCTACGATGCCCTTGATGTTTCAATTGCAGGGATAGCATCCGAGGATGCCATCATAACAAGCTGTGACGCCAGGCCAGGGGACCGGGTAATTGTTGGGATAGACCTTGATGGAAGGCCACACCCGTCATTTCCACTGAACTGGGATACAACCACGCATAAGAGCCCCGAGGATGTGCAGGCACAGATAGACATCATGGCAGAACTTGCTGAGAGGCACCTCGTAACCGCAGGGAAGGACATAAGTAACCCTGGCACACTCGGAACACTTGGAATGCTCCTTGAAGCTTCGAATGTGGGGGCGAGAATTGAAATGGAATCCATTCCAAGGAACAGATCCGTTGATTGGGACAGCTGGCTTAAGATGTATCCAGGATCAGGTTTTGTTTTAACGGCAGCACCTGAAAATGTAAATGAATGTGTGGAGCTACTGGAGTCCGTCGGAATAACAGCATCAGATGCTGGCGAAATAATAGCCGATCAGAGGCTTTATCTGAGGGTTGATGATGATGAGGGGGTCCTCTTTGACCTTAAAAGTGAAATAATAACAGGAGTGACCGAGGAGAGATTGTGAAAGATTATGTGGAGATTGATTTGGGGAAACAGGTTGAGTGAAGAAAGTCTATGAGGGAGAAATCATGTTTGTTAAGGTCAACGGGGAGGAAGTAGAACTTCCGGATGGATCCACGGTGAGGGATGCCCTTGAGGCAACCGGCGCCCCCTACGTGGAGGGGACACTGGTGTGCCTCATAAGCGGTACAAGGGAACTTGAGAGGACGATAGACACATACCGCATCAGGACAACGACAGGCAGCATACTTCTGGAACTTCTGCCGGACGATGCACCTGGCATAGTAGAGGAATGGCGAAGGATCTACACTGAGCTTGAAAACATGCGCATCAGGTGGACCACACCATCTGAGATCGCAATGGGGCCCCTAAGGACAGAACTGGAACCCTCAAGGGACGAATTCACCTACGATGAAGATGAGGTTATAATGAGCCTCTCAGGATTCAGCCCGGATTCAACACATATAATAATATCAAAGGAACCCCATTCAGCAGTATACGGTGTCCCAAGGGAGAACAGAGGAGTATTTGCAAGGATAACCGGGGGAAAAAGGACAGTTGAGAGGTTAACCCAGGATGACGTGGTTAAATCGGTTGAACCCGTTGTTGAGAGGAAGAGCATAGTTGAGAGCGCCGCTGTAACAGACCTCAACACGGAACTTGAGGATGGAAACCAGCTCTTCACCTACGTGAAGGTTAAACCCTCCCCTGAATCACCACAGTCAGTGGAACATTTCTTCTCCATGGTGGAGGACGGGAAACTCAGGGTTGACTACGAGGCAAATTCATTCATAGGCTTTTACTCACTCCAGGGGATAAAAAAAGACCCCGAAAAAATCGACAAGAGAAACCGTGGAGCAGTGACACTCAGAAACACGGGAAGGGGCTCTGGAAGGGTCTACATCTACAGGGAGGATAGGGTTTCAACCCCATCCCATAACCTCATAGGCCATGTCACAGAGGGCATGGAACTGGTTGACATAGCAGGCGAGGGCGACCAGATAACAGTGGAATGCGAACCCGGAAGGATAATGACCGTGGCCATGACCCAGAAGGAGGCTGAGGATTACCTCAGGGAATACGGTATAGAACAGATACGTGAGGGTATA is a window from the Methanothermobacter thermautotrophicus str. Delta H genome containing:
- the pyrE gene encoding orotate phosphoribosyltransferase → MQVKNTEELRRELIELLSEMDVVQRGKFILSSGRESDYYVDIKRAVTEPAVLDVIARLIADAAGEVDRIAGPALGAVPIATAVSLYSRKPLLMIRKEKKGYGTSKLIEGDLQKGDRVAVVEDVTTTGGSLLKAVRAIQENGGIVEKAFVIVDREEGAVDEFKREGITLIPLLSVSDFNHS
- a CDS encoding MogA/MoaB family molybdenum cofactor biosynthesis protein; this translates as MKSQSMEEHRASAPEDISCGVITLSDSKYREFQETGEIPESDTSGRLLVDALSHDYSVSEYTVIPDDGEKLISTIHDMIDEGVSVIFTTGGTGIGSRDITVETLRGIFEKELDGFGEIFRYLSFKELGAGAILSRATAGVYRGTLIFALPGSPNAVKLGIEIVVPEIGHLVKHLRE
- a CDS encoding methyl-coenzyme M reductase-associated protein Mmp3, whose protein sequence is MFVKVNGEEVELPDGSTVRDALEATGAPYVEGTLVCLISGTRELERTIDTYRIRTTTGSILLELLPDDAPGIVEEWRRIYTELENMRIRWTTPSEIAMGPLRTELEPSRDEFTYDEDEVIMSLSGFSPDSTHIIISKEPHSAVYGVPRENRGVFARITGGKRTVERLTQDDVVKSVEPVVERKSIVESAAVTDLNTELEDGNQLFTYVKVKPSPESPQSVEHFFSMVEDGKLRVDYEANSFIGFYSLQGIKKDPEKIDKRNRGAVTLRNTGRGSGRVYIYREDRVSTPSHNLIGHVTEGMELVDIAGEGDQITVECEPGRIMTVAMTQKEAEDYLREYGIEQIREGIMDDDAIVVVQDPPYTMDILREGKVRTLGIDPDKILEIELDPAAPRSSWYFRRLTGLIDTPIGSLKVHFAFPGMKVVMFEGDKSLAKGLIPENTPERCVKKGNIGITNMSRRHIGMVGVRLEDNDEYGPTGEPFNGTNMIGKITGGIENVEKLKEGDTVYVRERKRG
- a CDS encoding methanogenesis marker 2 protein, with the translated sequence MDLDDIIHSLKNFEGVTRKRPIKNIVSILNDAYNVSGNTYLGYGDDASAIRIGDGKLLLLAADGIWGRLMDADPYWAGYCSVLVNVNDIAAMGGKPVGMVNVLSINSSETCYSVMEGIRDGADKFGVPMVGGHVHPDTPYDALDVSIAGIASEDAIITSCDARPGDRVIVGIDLDGRPHPSFPLNWDTTTHKSPEDVQAQIDIMAELAERHLVTAGKDISNPGTLGTLGMLLEASNVGARIEMESIPRNRSVDWDSWLKMYPGSGFVLTAAPENVNECVELLESVGITASDAGEIIADQRLYLRVDDDEGVLFDLKSEIITGVTEERL
- a CDS encoding PRC-barrel domain-containing protein encodes the protein MRIVEEMVGKEVLDSSAKVIGKVKDVEVDIESQAIESLVLGKGGISEGLGLSKGETIVPYEMVKKIGDKILLKGPEE
- a CDS encoding type II toxin-antitoxin system VapC family toxin codes for the protein MKKVLDASAFINGYVPEGRENYTVRSVTEEIRDFRSMMILEDALREGRLKITEPDPESMKVVEDAISESGDIMRLSPTDMEVIGLAVSLRGKDDVTVITDDYTIQNTLKILGIGFRSVLTSGIRDTYSWRRVCTGCRRVYPLDYEFEECEICGSRIVRKRHRN
- a CDS encoding DUF2117 family protein encodes the protein MNIGVVVHGPHIVDSGYAAQLIELLRKYGHVKARLGGTMGRTAVYDAHLEDIIDISEKRLPSESVDLCAEEGHDLVVLMNYGKSRITGHGFGYKVFQRSEKKPPMVQIERPGEPDGSVVPWRREVLPFAEKLADELGLELVDPEEICREIFHGEPCNEQEPDSREYRRLVGVSENENIFVNGIVVGTSTSDDVTLVAENGIITDIIGGRIKKHGVEKLGRVNLRDAVVKTGLLRRSDVKPRKVKLRENNKERFRVSFLNHAAEDIYSLHDADLVVTVGDDTTLVAADILYRFDVPIIGITDGDIDRVVRNGFKCSGSIIIEFEGGWDDIVGERSTGAIQGQ